The genomic DNA TATTCCCATTGAAGGGATCATGTTGAGTCATCCAAAGAAGGTGTCTCAGGTTGATGGAGTGAGGCTGATGGTGGCACACTTAGGTGTGCCATAGGCTGTTGTTGTGAAAAATTGCAAGGATGGGTACGGTGCTTACGTTGGTTATAAGACGCTGAAGAATTATTACGAGGACCACCTCTCTGCTGCTACTAGATCGAGGGATGCACAGACGCCAGAAGAGATACATAAGAGGGATAGACGTATGACTACTTGTGTAAATCGTTACCTCTACTACTTGGTCGGATGTTTGTTGTTTGGTGATAAAAGCAACAAACGCATCGAGTTGATATATTTGGCGACCATGGACGACTATGCGAGGATGCGCGATTATTCTTGGGGAGGGATGACATTTGCATACTTTTACCAATGTTTATCTAAGGTCTCTTTGCCTAATGTTAAAGCTTTTGGGGGAAGCCCTACACTGCTTATGGTAATAAATTGCGTAACACTTTTGAaccttaacattttttttttgtaataacttataaatgtgatttgtttggtttgtgcagggATGATTTTTTGCGCATTTTCCTCGTTTTCCAGTTTTGATGAAAATCCAAATTATATCCCAAACTATCTGGTTGCGGCCAAATGAGAGATATAGAGGGTTCATGGAGAGGGGGTGACATATCGTTCATTGTTTGATCGTCTGGGGATGGATGATGTTACCTGGAGGACGTACGAAGAACAAAGAGAGATACATGATTTTGAGGAGATATGTTGGTATTCATGTTGGATCATGTGCGGTGTTAAAAATGTGTATTGTCACTTGCCTGAGAGAGTTAAACGGTAGTACGGATACGTGCATAACATCCCTAGACATCTGACATATGTTGTTCAAATGCGAGACACTCATATTGTGCAGGCTTTCATTGACTTTCGTACTCACACCATTAAGCAAGACGGTTGGGGTAATCCGGCAGGAGAGACATCATGACGGATGAAGGACGTCTATATGCTATGGTACACTAGGGTTTCTCATCCTCATATTTTGCCACATATTCTGGGATCTCCTCTGAAGCCAACAAATGATGAGCAGATCATTGCACACCAGTGGGAGCAACACCAAGCGAGAGGCTCGCCTGATACCTATGATATGGTTAGTGGCGTTATTTCCTATGATGATGAGCACTTGGGTCAAGAGGTGATAAGCCTTGAGCATTAATCTGCGGCCTTGCGCCATGTTAGGGAGCAGATAGCACCGATATTGACTAGGAGGCGATGCCGGAGGCCGAGGAGGCAGCATGCCGAGCAGGAGCAGCAGCAACAAGAGTTTGAGTATTTGATGTTTAggatttgttttttactttttgtattttgataacATTGGTTTGtatgtttgtattttgatgacatGTTCTCGTATATTGGCTTTAACTATGTTGGTACGTTTATAACGTATTGTGGTAATTGTTTAATGTTCATGTGAAATATGGTCTCGTATTTTGACTTGTTTGTGTCGCATGTTGATGATTCCGCTAAAAAACAATGTTGAAACAGgtaataacaacaaaattttggttttgcagAGGCATCAAGacgcatcggcagttaactgctgaggatTACACAACTCGACGACAACTAAGCGCTGAGGAAATGATAGTCGGCGGCCGTTAACTGTTGAAGGGCATGTGTGTCTTTTACAGGCTCTTTCTAAACCGCCTTTATGCGCCTAGGCATTTTTCCGAAGCACCCAGGCGCTTCAATGTAAATTCAGTTCTGAAATGCCTGTCTACTTCTCCCGTTTTGGTGTTTTCTTCAATGTAAGATATCTTGGAACTTGGGAACAGAATTCCTCCCTCTGTAATGTCttctgaggcctcttgaatcttcaataTTCGTCTTCCCAAGGACAACATAAATCTTCGGATGTCTTgctttgccgatttgcatgatttattCGTGAATTACATCAAGAACACCCTAAAATTGTTATGTTTCGGGAAAACTCTgattacagactcaaatatagaaagcATTACAAATTCTCAAAATCATAGGCGATTACTCTAATACTCCTCTGTTTTGCTGGTAAAACCAACTGAAAAAGATTGAAAAACATgataagaataacgtaagatgataTGTCATCATATGCCTGTATACTTGAGATAATGTTGTTAATATGAGAATGATGTGATGATTCATTGATGATAATATAATTTATGTTATGATTGAATTAAAGATAATATTCATGTGATGGTAGTATTCTAGGAATGATGAGCATGTATATATGTGATATTTGAATCCTAGAATGTTATATTTGtgcttatatatttttatgtgaATATTATCTAACCCTCCAGTGATCGTTTGGCTGTTCGCCTCACCATTTGTAAAAATGGAGTAAACGTGCAAGCTTGAGGAGGATCATGGAGACGTGAGTACCCGAGGCTTGCATGGCACATTCTCGTTTTTCTTTTGCATGGTGTCTAGTATAGGCTCTAATTAGGATTGTCGGGATTCtatgtttatttatctttgaGATTATGCTAAGACCATAATTGTTTATGTATTATGAGACCTGAGATAGGTTGTTAAGATTTTGTGATTCATGCACTTTGAGATTCTGGATGTATCTGagatatttgagatgttgtttttattccgctgctagtttatgaaaattgaatgatgcatgttttgagaaaaaaataatgacataACATCTTGAACTcttgattaaataatttatttgcatTTAATATTGCTCTTGAGGTTCAAAGGTGTTATTACAATGGTTATCTTCTGGATATGGAGTAAGTTGTGCAAAGAGGTTGGTGGAAGTTATGGTTAGAAAGCGACTCATCCAACACTTTATTGGCTTTCAAGACTCCTTCTACTCCTTTCCATCCTCGAAACCGATGGCACAACTATCTTCACTTAGGACTTCATATTGTCTCATCTCACATCTTTCATGAAGGTAATGGTTGTGCAAACAAGCTTGCTGATCATGGTCATGATGTTTAGGGATCTATTTGGTGGGAGACCTtgagtatttttttaaggaccaCTTTTGTTTGCCTAATTTTCTATTTCCTTAGGtctcttgtttatttttcttgctTTCTTCTGGccttttgagggttttggttcTGCCAcctcatgtatatattttttctttttttaatatatatatatatatatatatatatatatatatatatatatatatatatgcatcaGATGAGGGGTTTTTTGGAGATGTCAATTTAATTGGGAGTCCGAGCATCCCCTTGATGTTTGTCATTTCCCTTGAAAAAATTTCCCTCAAAATTTATAAagttcaattaacttttaattctaattttaaaagtGAGGTGTTTTTCATTCTCCaacatttgaataattttttattcctaaaatttaattttagccCCTCTATTTAATGTTTGTCTAAAAGACCGTAGATTGCATGTTTCActtttcaaaaaggaaataaaagaaaattttataaaaataaaataagcagactaaaatatatttaccattgattttttttcatttattgtttatgtttatataCAGTGGCGGAGCCCCTTTAGGGCATaggtgggccacggcccaccccaccaaacttttttaattttttatatgaaaagttactaaaatatccttgaattttaaataaaattttattgtgGTCCACCCTCTTCTCCATCTAAAAATGTTTTATTATCACACTTTCAAGTCATTCGAAAGCGtagataattattttgaaattttcagatatataatttaactttttttgttggTCCATTTCGTGTTTAAtgcttattaaaacataaattatatgatttttttacagTCCACccggactttttttttttgaaagaacccGAACATTTTTTCTAGCTCCAAAATAAGTAAAGTATATTCATCAACTTTGacaaaattttacttataattaaGGTTGGAGGGAGTAATATCTTTTAATGTAAACTAAATAATATGTACCTTGACTTATGGTCCTAGATGTTAGCGGTTCAAACAAATCCCtcacaccaaaacaaaaataaataatatttatacatgTTTATTTAGTTTACCTTATGTTTCacatttttcagtttttatttcTTCGATGGGAGTATAAAGTTTTTCTTTAacgatttttatgtttttgtcaaataaatattgttttagtTATTTTCGTAACTTTATGtaagttgaaaatttgaaaatattctaATGTAGTACTTTCGAATTCGTTCAATCCTTAATAATATATGTTAGTAAGATTTaccaaaaactttttttgttaattacatTTTCAGATAAATCGATCAACTAAATTGAACCGaattatcaatttaatttgGTTCAATTCCCCTTTTAAAAATTGccgaaaaccaaaacaaactaaattattaaagatttaaattattattttttaataaaatccgAATCAACCCGAACTAtatcattaagatttttttggtagtgatcggagtttgaaccccgaaccttgcatattttatgcattgtccaaccAACCGTCACGAGGACACACATCTAATCTAATTCAATTAAAAGATAAAGCAGTGTCATTAAGAAGAGACGCTTCAAATTGATGCAAACTAGAGTTTACCTATAAGATATCTTTAAAATATACTATATTTGTATGTTTTGAACCGAAAATTGACCTTCAAAATACGACATTCGAAAATGCCTATGTAATTATGTTCCTTCAATCTTAATATTTTCAACACCTAAACTTTGATGTTACCAACCGTTTGTTGCAAAGGGTGTGTTTCAAAGTAACTTTAAACTAAAGCAAGCTATATGTACGAAATCAGTCACTGGAAAATGTGtgcaacaaaaaattatagaatCTTAGCAGTTTTCAATTCCTTTCAACCATCTCATATCAATGTTGTCTCTCAAGTCTTCGATTGATCGCCGGATCCAATCAATTTTCCCAATTATATTGTATTCAATTCTAATCTTTGCAGTTACAAGGTTAGTCCTAGATAGCTTGAAGAGCAAGCAAAGCCGTGTTTTTCAGCTCTATGGCATGTCATCTGGTGGAAGGAATCGATTACCAGTTGTCGTGTTGCCGGAGGATCGCATTGAGGAGGGTTGCAATATATTTGAAGGGAAATGGGTATGGGATAATGTGTCCTATCCTCTTTATGAAGAAGAGAGTTGCCCTTACTTGGTCAAGCAAACCACTTGCATGAAGAATGGGAGACCTGATTCTTTTTACACAAATTGGAGGTGGCAGCCTCATGAATGCAACCTCCCAAGGTAACCAACACTTTTTCACAttttaactcaaaaaaaaaaatgtatttagatCCCCAAATTTGTTATCATTTTGGGTACCTAGATTTAGGAACTTGAATAATTTGTAATTTCATTCATGAAGTTGGGTACTCAAATAAAAGTTTATTGATGAGAAGTGACGTAATATATCAATTTGACTTAAAATTCTCCTTATTCTTTTCTTGACTTCAGGTTTGATCCTTTGAAGTTGTTGCACATGTTGAGGAACAAAAGAATGATGTTTATTGGAGACTCATTACAAAGAGGTCAATTTGAGTCTATGATCTGTTTGGTACAATCTGTAATTCCTGAAGGAAAGAAATCCCTCCAAAGAATTCCACCTATGAAGATATTTAGAGTTGAGGTACATAAAAATGCATCTTTCATCtgtatttttcaaaacaataacCCTGCTTTCATAAATAACTTAAGTAAGCACTTATGTGTAACTATTTAACAGTCTAAAAAGCTTATGTCATAATCAACAAATAGCATATGAACacgtcataagttgttttcgtaAGCTTTCTAAACCAATCTCAAATATTTATGtcaatagataagctcaaataagtcaatctaaaCAAATCTatagaaacagcttatgaaatttgattgaatgatgatgatgtcGTGACATttcaaatttctgaaaattCCTATAGCTTTGTTTTGTCAGGAGTTCAATGCAACGATTGAATACTACTGGGCTCCATTCATGGTTGAATCAATTTCAGATCATGCAACAAATCATACCGTACATAAACGGATGGTGATGCTTGACTCAATAGCTAAGCATGGCAAACATTGGCAAGGAGTGGACATTTTGGTGTTCGAGAGTTATGTTTGGTGGATGCACAGCCCTTTCATCAATGCTACGTGAGTATATCTATAGACCTTGACTGGTCTCCGTGAGCATAGTTCAGTACTTGAATGAATGTTCGTGGCTATAGCCTATAGTTGTGGAAAAAGCACAAAAtgtaatcaaatcaaaatttcaaatataaatcaGACAAATTATTGAATTGGTTTAAAACATGTTTTGTTCCAGACATGGATCACCAGATGAAGTCCAAGAATATAACGTCACGACAGCATATAAGTTGGCGTTAAAAACATGGGCAAATTGGTTAGAATCAAACATCCAACCACTTAATCAATATGTATTTTTCATGAGTATGTCTCCAACACATTTGTGGTAAGTTACAATCTTTTTCTACTGTCTGAAAATTAAATAGTTTACATTATCAAGTTCTGCTAATAAGGTGAAATTCATATAGATCTCACCAAATTTAAAGAGTAACTCTGCAAAAATAGACAGTGAAGCCCGGATGAATTGGTGAATGTTTGAAACTAACATGCATTTTTTACCTAATAGTAACCAGAGTTATTAACATCTCTAGTTATTATTAGCAAATTAATATAGCAAATTATTACAAGTTCAATTGACAACATTCTctaatgaatttattttcttctccaGGAGCTGGGAATGGAAGCCAGGAAGTGATGAAAACTGCTTCAATGAGTCATACCCAATACAAGGTTCGTCATATTGGGGCACAGGCTCGAATCTTGAGATTATGAAGATATTACATGATTCACTACAAGAACTGAAAATAGATGTCACCCTATTGAACATCACCCAATTATCAGAGTACAGAAAAGATGCTCACACGTCAGTTTACGGCGAGCGAAAGGGCAAGCTCCTGACTAAAGAACAGAGATCTAACCCAA from Medicago truncatula cultivar Jemalong A17 chromosome 8, MtrunA17r5.0-ANR, whole genome shotgun sequence includes the following:
- the LOC25502525 gene encoding protein trichome birefringence-like 31 gives rise to the protein MLSLKSSIDRRIQSIFPIILYSILIFAVTRLVLDSLKSKQSRVFQLYGMSSGGRNRLPVVVLPEDRIEEGCNIFEGKWVWDNVSYPLYEEESCPYLVKQTTCMKNGRPDSFYTNWRWQPHECNLPRFDPLKLLHMLRNKRMMFIGDSLQRGQFESMICLVQSVIPEGKKSLQRIPPMKIFRVEEFNATIEYYWAPFMVESISDHATNHTVHKRMVMLDSIAKHGKHWQGVDILVFESYVWWMHSPFINATHGSPDEVQEYNVTTAYKLALKTWANWLESNIQPLNQYVFFMSMSPTHLWSWEWKPGSDENCFNESYPIQGSSYWGTGSNLEIMKILHDSLQELKIDVTLLNITQLSEYRKDAHTSVYGERKGKLLTKEQRSNPKSFADCIHWCLPGVPDTWNEILYAYLFKNYQNFS